One Cryptosporangium aurantiacum DNA window includes the following coding sequences:
- the lepB gene encoding signal peptidase I, with product MGGVEYVPVDRYGEPYRDDRYGADRYADERDGYRDPYGRPSRRVEADPYRSSDRYRSPDPYQSPDPYRSPDPYRSSDPYREPDPYAERYAAEDDSAYYRQTRGTDRRSASADRSGADRSGAGRHRAGARPYAGRGRRRTLPLWQEIPLLLIIAFVLATVIKTFVVQAFYIPSGSMEQTLLVSDRVLVNKFVYDMRDPQRGEVVVFRGTDSWAPESGITQDTGTLATVGRMLGGLIGAAPPDEKDFVKRVIGVGGDTVQCCDANGRVEVNGSPLVEPYVFEDTPIAQRPFGPVTVPEGRLFMMGDHRAASADSRVYLNDQWRGTIPVEAVIGQAYATAWPASRWGLLQAPDTFGNVPTALGKEPRSAASPTGAAALLVLPILFGPFGGVCAGRAPRWLLRPDSLRRRRLRW from the coding sequence ATGGGTGGCGTTGAGTACGTTCCGGTCGACCGCTACGGCGAGCCCTACCGGGACGACCGGTATGGGGCTGACCGGTACGCGGATGAGCGGGACGGATACCGGGATCCCTACGGCCGCCCGTCTCGTCGCGTCGAAGCCGATCCGTACCGGTCGTCTGATCGGTACCGGTCGCCTGATCCGTACCAGTCTCCGGACCCGTATCGATCGCCGGATCCGTACCGGTCGTCCGATCCGTATCGGGAGCCGGATCCGTACGCCGAGCGCTACGCCGCCGAGGACGACTCGGCCTACTACCGCCAGACGCGTGGCACCGATCGCCGCTCTGCGAGCGCTGACCGCTCCGGCGCCGATCGGTCCGGCGCCGGGCGTCACCGTGCCGGCGCTCGCCCCTACGCGGGCCGCGGCCGGCGTCGCACGCTGCCGCTCTGGCAGGAGATCCCGCTCCTGCTGATCATCGCGTTCGTCCTCGCGACCGTCATCAAGACGTTCGTCGTGCAGGCGTTCTACATCCCGTCCGGCTCGATGGAGCAGACGCTCCTGGTCAGCGACCGGGTGTTGGTCAACAAGTTCGTCTACGACATGCGGGATCCGCAGCGCGGCGAGGTCGTGGTGTTCCGCGGCACCGACTCGTGGGCGCCGGAGTCCGGCATCACGCAGGACACCGGGACGCTGGCCACCGTCGGGCGGATGCTCGGCGGCCTGATCGGCGCCGCACCGCCCGACGAGAAGGACTTCGTCAAGCGGGTGATCGGGGTGGGCGGCGACACAGTCCAGTGCTGCGACGCCAACGGCCGGGTCGAGGTGAACGGCTCGCCGCTGGTCGAGCCATACGTGTTCGAGGACACGCCGATCGCGCAGCGTCCGTTCGGCCCGGTCACGGTCCCGGAGGGCCGGCTGTTCATGATGGGTGACCACCGCGCGGCCTCGGCCGACTCGCGGGTCTACCTCAACGACCAGTGGCGGGGGACGATTCCGGTCGAAGCGGTTATCGGACAGGCTTATGCGACCGCTTGGCCCGCGTCGCGGTGGGGTTTGCTGCAGGCGCCAGATACATTCGGCAACGTGCCGACAGCCTTGGGTAAGGAGCCGCGAAGCGCGGCCAGCCCGACCGGTGCAGCCGCTCTGCTGGTTCTGCCCATCCTGTTCGGCCCCTTCGGTGGGGTCTGCGCCGGACGTGCCCCCAGGTGGCTGTTGCGCCCAGATTCGCTCCGACGCCGTAGGCTGCGCTGGTGA
- the rplS gene encoding 50S ribosomal protein L19 — MNTLDALDAETLRSDIPAFRPGDTLKVHVRVVEGNRSRIQVFQGAVIRRQGTGARETFTVRKVSFGVGVERTFPVHTPVIEKIEVVTRGDVRRAKLYYLRGLRGKAAKIKEKRETTAG, encoded by the coding sequence ATGAACACCCTGGATGCACTGGACGCCGAGACGCTGCGTTCCGACATCCCGGCCTTCCGGCCCGGCGACACCCTGAAGGTGCACGTGCGGGTCGTCGAGGGCAACCGGTCCCGCATCCAGGTCTTCCAGGGCGCGGTCATCCGCCGCCAGGGCACCGGCGCCCGTGAGACCTTCACGGTCCGCAAGGTCAGCTTCGGCGTCGGTGTGGAGCGCACCTTCCCGGTGCACACCCCGGTCATCGAGAAGATCGAGGTCGTGACCCGCGGTGACGTCCGCCGCGCCAAGCTGTACTACCTCCGTGGTCTGCGCGGCAAGGCCGCCAAGATCAAGGAGAAGCGCGAGACCACGGCCGGCTGA
- the lepB gene encoding signal peptidase I, which yields MMPETSRRKQRSFWVELPILLLVAVIVAVLVRTFLVQTFYIPSGSMETTLLINDRVLVNKMVYRFREPRRGEVVVFVPPKQWDAGPSKDDYIKRVVAVGGDKIVCCDSAGKITINGRPLTEDYLFEDDVPSSQPFDVTVPTGRLFVLGDHRSSSADSRFHTDYQYGTIPVDAVVGRAFVIFWPLNRVGTLSVPKAYEAIPAPSGG from the coding sequence GTGATGCCCGAGACCTCCCGTCGGAAACAGCGGTCCTTCTGGGTCGAGCTCCCGATCCTTCTCCTCGTCGCCGTGATCGTGGCCGTGCTGGTTCGCACGTTCCTGGTGCAGACCTTCTACATCCCGTCCGGGTCGATGGAGACAACGCTCCTGATCAACGACCGGGTGCTGGTGAACAAGATGGTCTATCGCTTCCGGGAGCCACGCCGGGGCGAAGTCGTCGTGTTCGTTCCTCCCAAGCAGTGGGACGCCGGCCCGAGCAAGGACGACTACATCAAGCGTGTCGTCGCGGTCGGTGGCGACAAGATCGTCTGCTGCGATTCCGCAGGCAAGATCACGATCAACGGACGTCCGTTGACCGAGGACTACCTGTTCGAGGACGACGTCCCGTCCTCGCAGCCGTTCGACGTCACGGTGCCCACCGGCCGCCTGTTCGTCCTCGGTGACCACCGGTCGTCGTCGGCGGACTCCCGGTTCCACACCGACTACCAGTACGGCACGATCCCGGTGGACGCGGTGGTCGGGCGTGCGTTCGTGATCTTCTGGCCGCTGAACCGGGTGGGGACGCTGTCGGTGCCGAAGGCCTACGAAGCGATTCCCGCGCCCTCGGGTGGCTGA